A single genomic interval of Camelina sativa cultivar DH55 chromosome 11, Cs, whole genome shotgun sequence harbors:
- the LOC104728919 gene encoding protein transport protein sft2-like, which produces MEKLAKEWFSMSGTSSSGVQPPPSSQQQQQQTGTSLLADWNSYAASRDFEEDTGGTTLSFDIESAVRSANDTVSGTFNVVSKGVRDNLQSATSSMPSGKALMYFGLLLASGVFFIFIAFTMFLPVMVLMPQKFAICFTLGCGFIIGSFFALRGPQNQLAHMSSTERLPLTLGFIATMVGTIYVSMVLHSYILSVIFSALQVVALAYYCISYFPGGSSGMKFLTS; this is translated from the exons ATGGAGAAACTAGCGAAAGAGTGGTTCTCGATGAGCGGCACCAGTAGCAGCGGAGTTCAGCCGCCGCCGTCGtcgcagcagcagcagcagcaaacAGGAACGTCTCTACTAGCTGATTGGAATTCTTACGCAGCATCCAGAGATTTCGAAGAAGATACCGGAGGAACTACTCTAAGCTTCGACATCGAATCCGCCGTTAGATCTGCCAACGACACTGTTTCCGGCACCTTCAATGT TGTCTCGAAAGGAGTTAGAGATAACCTGCAGTCTGCAACAAGCAGTATGCCTTCAGGAAAAGCTTTGATGTATTTCGGTTTACTTCTAGCAAGTggtgtcttcttcatcttcattgcctTCACCATGTTTCTTCCAGTCATGGTGCTTATGCCACAGAAATTTGCTATTTGTTTCACCCTTGGATGTGGTTTTATCATCGGATCATTCTTTGCTCTACGTGGCCCTCAAAATCAACTCGCTCACATGTCATCCACAGAG AGGCTTCCACTAACTTTAGGTTTCATTGCCACCATGGTTGGTACCATCTATGTCTCCATGGTGCTCCATAGCTACATTCTCTCTGTGATTTTCTCTGCATTACAG GTTGTTGCACTGGCATACTACTGTATATCCTACTTCCCTGGTGGATCATCGGGAATGAAGTTCCTCACTTCT